GGTAACCAGATGCTCTCCCGGATCTTGTGTGAGCGTATATGTCTTCATGTTTCCAACGGTTTTCCGGGACTGCACGGTTTCCGGCCTGGCCTGTACAATGAACAGATCTCCCTGCTCACCGTCCTTGGCCCATTCGATATCCATGGGGGTGTCATAGTGTTTTTCAATCTCCATGCCCCAACGGGCAAGCTGCATGATCTCGCGGTTCGTCAACACAAAGGATTCACGCTCCTCTTTGGAAGTATTCAGATTTTTGGTGGGCCTGGTTTTGGCATACACCATTTTCTTTTCCTTGGAACCACGGGTTTTTTCAATAATAGGATCAATGCCCTCCTTTGCCAGAAATGGTTTGAAAACCGTATACTGATCCGGATTGACCGTACCCTGGACCACATTCTCGCCAAGGCCCCAGGCCGCGTTGATCAGGATTACATCCGGAAACCCGGAATCAGTATCCAGGGTGAACAATACCCCGGAACCGGCCAGATCGGAACGGACCATTTTCTGAACACCGACGGAGAGGGCCACCTTCAGGTGGTCAAATCCCTTTTCCTCCCGGTAGGAGATTGCCCGATCAGTGAAAAGGGAGGCAAAGCATTTTTTGCAGGCTGTGAGCAATGCCTTTTCACCGGTTACATTCAAAAAAGATTCCTGCTGTCCGGCAAAACTGGCCTTGGGCATGTCCTCGGCCGTGGCGCTGGAGCGGGCCGCCACGTCCACTTCTTTTACATTGTAACGCCCGGCAAGATCTTTATAGGCAGAAAAGATTGCCTGTGCCACATCCTCCGGCATTTCTCCCTGGTTGAACAAGTTCCGGATGGCCTGCCCCGTTTTTTGCAGTGATGCCTCTTTTTGCTGATAGGTTTTGAGCAGTTTTGTGATCTTATCCTGCAGCTGGTTTTTTTCAATGAATGCCCAAAAGGCGGTTGTAGTCGTGGCAAAGCCGTCCGGAACACGGATATCCTTTTTTTTAAGGGCCCGGACCATCTCCCCCAGCGACGCATTCTTGCCCCCGACCCGGCCGACATCTTCTGAATTCAGATCTTCAAACCATCGTACGTAATTGTCTTGTTTTGCGGTATTCATACTATATCTCCTGCAAACACTGTCTTTTTTTCAACCCTGGATTCATTTTCCTATCAGCTATGACCTGCAGATCACGCAGAATAAACCCATTGGGATTGTCTTTTAAACAACCCGCTATTTGAATCTGGATCTGGCGGATTTTACAGCCTCTCCCAGTGAACCCCACGCAAGGTCAATACCGGCTTTAAGATCTTCCCATGCATCTCCACCAGCCGCTTTAAGTTCTGTCAGCTTTTTCTGGGCCGCTTCCTGTTTGGTGCGCAACTCTTCGATCTGCTTGTAATATTCAAGTTTGGCCTTGGCATCTGCCTTGTCAGCTTTGGCCTTCAACTTATCGATATCGGTTTTCCATTCTTTCAGCTGTGCCTCTAATTTTTTTTCATACGCTTCTTTCTTGCTCATTGCTCTCTCTCCTTTTATGGTGTAATTTAATGGTGTGATTTCTTGGAACAAATCTGTCGTTTCCATAACCGTTCACACGACAATCTGGTTGTTTTCCGCGCCCTGATCATCACAAACAACGTCAGGACAATTAGGATCGCAGGTCCATTCTCCATCCACAATGAACTTGTATTCATAGGTGCCTTTTGGCAGAATTTTTATTTTTTCCCATGTCCCTGTTTCATCTTTTTTCATGGGATCCAAATCCTGGGACCACTGATTAAAAGTTCCGGAAAGCATCACCTTTTGGGCTTCCGGGGCAAAAACCCTGAAAATAACGCGTTTCTTTTTTTTCTTAGCCATCTTTTTGCTCCTCATAAATGTGATTGTCTTTTTCATCCGACCAGTATTGCAACCGACTGCGCTGGAAACATGAGTGTGGTATTTTCAACAACAAAGCCGTCTTCTGATGACAGAACCATTGTTTTATCTTTTGCTGCGGCACAGGAAATTATCCTGGGTGCATCTGCAAAATTGCACGCCAGCAGCACCGGTCCCCGTGTCATGGTCAGCCAGCGCTCTGTTTCATCAAATATAACAGATACCTGTTCAGTTTCTCCATCAGTCAAGCATGACAGGCGGCGCCGCAGCGCAATGAGCGATTGATGCCACGCCAGCATGTGCCTGCTGTTCTCCTCTTGCCGTTCCTCCCAGTTGAGCCTGGATTGCGCAAAGGTTTCTTCATCCTGGGGATCGGGGATCTCTTCGCTTTCCCATCCGAATGCGGCAAATTCTTTGCGCCGGCCGCGCTTCACCGCTTCTCCCAGTTCAGGTTCCCGGTGATCGGTAAAATACAGAAATGGTGTTGAGGCCCCCCATTCTTCCCCCTGAAACAGCATGGGCACAAAAGAAGACGTCATGACCAGGGCAGCACCGATTTTCAGCAGGCCCGGTGAAAGCAGCCGGCTTGTGCGCTCGCCCAGGGCACGGTTGCCCACCTGGTCATGGTTTTGCAGACATCCCACAAACCGGGTGCCGGAAATTCCGGTGGCGGGCCGTCCATGACAGCGGCGGCGGTAAGCCGAATAACATCCGTCATACGCCAACCCCCGGGTCAAGACCTTTGCCAGCTGGGCCAGGGTGCCGAAATCCTGATAATAGCCCTGATTTTCCCCGGTCAGCACCGCATGCAGAGCGTGGTGAAAATCCTCGTTCCACTGGGCATCAATGCCGTATCCCCCCACCGCTGGAGAACGGATCACCCGGGGGTCATTCAGATCGCTTTCTGCGATGAGCACAAGATGCCGGCCCAGGGCTGTTTCCAGATTTTTTACGGCATTGGCAAGCGCTTCCAGAAAATGAATGGCAGATGTATCCAGGATGGCATGGACCGCATCGATACGCAGCCCGTCAAAGTGGTAGTCCTTGAGCCACATGACGGCATTGTCTATAAAAAATTGCCGCACTTCACTGCTGTCACGTTCATCAAAATTGACCGCATCCCCCCAGGGGGTGGCATACCGGTCTGTGAAATACGGCCCAAACTGGTTCAGATAATTTCCCGCAGGCCCCAGATGGTTGTACACCACATCGAGCAGCACGGCCAGACCGCGCTGGTGACAGGCATCCACCAGGCGTTTCAGCCCTTCTGGGCCACCGTATGCCTGGTGGGGAGCGTACAGATCCACACCGTCGTAGCCCCATCCGCGGTCACCGGAAAACTGGGCCACGGGCATCAGTTCCACATGGGTGATACCCAGTGTCACCAGATGATCCAGGCGGCCGACAGCTGCCTCACATGTTCCCTCAGAGGTGAAGGTTCCCAGGTGCAGTTCATAGATGACGGCTGATCCCAGAGGCGGCTGCTGCCAGCCGGCATCAGTCCACTCAAAGACAGAATGGTCCACCCATCTGGAAAACCCGTGTATCCCGTTGGGCTGCCAGAAAGAACGCGGATCCGGAAACGGTCCGTTGCCGTCCACGGCAAAGGCATAATCAACGCCGTGGTGCATAAAGGGGGCATCCACATGCCACCAGCCGCCTGCATCCTGTGTCATGGCAAGCACCTGGTCATTGCTGTGCAATGTTACTTTTCCGGCCTTTGGGGCCCAGACACGCATATCTGTCATGGCAGTTATTTCCTTTTCATCAGCAGGCCGACAGGAAAACGACGCAGCAGTTCCTGAAGCCTTACAGCACCACCGTCCGCTTCATCACCTGTCAGAACATTGTGCCATTTTCCCGAAGGCAGTGCCACAATGGTATCGTCCCAGTCATTATTCAGACCCATAACAAGCCTTGGGGCCAGAGAGATCACAGCCTGTCCCCGGAAAAACGCCACCAGATGGTCTGCTTTTTGGCCGGTTGCATACAACGGGCAATAATCGGCCCGGGGACCAAAAAGTACCGGATGGGCACGGCGCAGATGCAGGATCTGCCGGATGACCCAGAGCTTGGGCAGGCCTTTGTCCATTCCGGCCATAATCGCTTCAGGGTCCAGCTGGGGCAATTGGCCCAGCTGGCGGCGGCGCAGGGCAAAATCCACGGGCCTGCGGTTATCTGGGTCCACCAGGCTCAAATCCCACAGTTCAGTGCCCTGGTAGATGTCCGGAACCCCCGGGGCTGTGAGTTTGATCAGGGTCTGGGCAAGGCTGTTGATTCTGCCGGGTGCAATCAGGTCTGCAACAAAATTTTCCAGGTCTGTGCAGAATGCCCTGTCTGCCAGCACGGCAGCGATAAAATCAGCCAGACCGCGCTCATACGCATTATTCGGAGCTGTCCAGGAGGTATGCACCTTGGCTTCTTTGACCGCTTTTTCCATATAGGCACAGATTCTTTCCAGATCAATGGGCCAGGCCCCCACCAGGGTCTGGTACAACAGGTATTCGGTATTGGCATCAGGCACCCCGCCAGAACGGTGGCGGGCATTATTGGAAGCCCATCTGCGGACCGCATCCGCCCATGGGTCCGGGATCTCGGAAAGCAGGGCCAGCCGGGCCCGGACATCTTCACTGCGCTTGGTATCATGGGTGGTGGAAGCCAAAAGTCCCAGCGGATGTTCTTTTTGTGCACGGGCACAGGCCGTATGGAACTGCCGGAGAGTTACGGTGAACCGGCCGGGATCTCCTCCCACCTCGTTGAGGCAGATCAGGCGGTGGTAGCGGTAAAAAGCGGTATCTTCCACGCCCTTGGCCATGGCCGGACCGGTCAGTTGCTGGAACCGCATGGCCAGTTCTGTTTCCAGGGCCCCTCTGGTTTGCAGCAAAAGCAGGTCTTTAAGAAATAAAAACAGTTCCGGGTCAAGATCCGAACGCACCATTGCAGCCCCTTCAATGGCCGCATCGATATGGTGTTCGTCCTCTTCAGACACCCTGTTTTCTGAGGCAGACACATATGACCTATACACTGGAAAATGGATGGCTGTCTGACACAGGGCCCTGCGCAGTTCCTGCCGGGAATAGTCCCTGTGACGTCGGTGCCTTTCACAGATTTCTTCAAAAAGACTGGTAAGGCGCCTGATCTCACTTTGCAGGATAGTGGTGAGCACCAGGTGCTTGCATTCATGGACCAGTGCTTCAAACGGTTGTTGTATTCCTGTAAAATCCGCATACAGCTGTGTCAGCACCTCCTCGGATGCAGGATTTACAAACAGCCCCCCTGCAAGATTCATGAAATCATATCCTGTGGTGCCGGCAACCGGCCAGTCTGACGCAAGATTTTCTTTGGGTTCAAGAATTTTTTCCACCACGATCCAGGCATCAGGGCAGGCCTTTTGCAGCCTGTGAAAATACTGGGCCGGGTCCCACAGACCGTCCGGATGGTCAATGCGCAGCCCCTGGACCCATCCTTTTTTAACCCAGGCCAAAGGCAGGGCATGGACAGCCGCGAAAACCGTTTTGTCCTCAACCCTTATTCCTGCCAGGTCACTGATGTTGAAAAACCGCCTGTATCCAAGATCTGTGTCCGCCATGCGCCAGAAAGCCAGCCGGTAATGCTGCTGTTCAATGACTGTATCCAGGGCATCCGGATCATGGTTCAGGCGTGTCACCTCTGTTTTGATGCGCGATTCTTTTGATCCGTCATCTTCCCCGGCCGTGGACAAAATTTCGGCCGCACTGGAAGGTGCCACAGGGAACAGATGCTCATGATAATGAATGGCAAAATTCCCGTCTTCATATGACAACTGCAGTTCGCCATCCTCGAGGATGCGGCCATAGTGATTTCCTAAAACCGGCAAAAGAAGCTTGCCGGGCCATCGGTTTGCGCCACTGTGCCAGTCCACATCAAAAAACCCGGCAAAGCGGCTGGCCGGTCCGTTCTCCAGCAGATCCCACCACCAGGGATTCTGCCGCCCGGCAACGGCCATATGGTTGGGCACCACATCGATCATATGCCCAAGCCCTGCGGCACGAATAGTCTCACACAGGCGGGCATGAGCCTGGGTTCCCCCGAGTTCCGCATTGACGTGTGCGGGATCCACAATATCATAGCCGTGGGTGCTGCCGGCAGCTGCCTGGAGGTAGGGGGAGGTGTACATATGACTGATACCCAGATCATGCAGATAGGGCACAATCTCTGCGGCCTGGTCAAAGCCGAATCCGGGATGCATCTGGAGTCGGTAGGTGGCAACAGGTTCAAATTTCATGGCGCAGCACCACCAGGGAACGGGCCGCAACCATGATCGCGTCCCCTGCCTTGAGTGTCGGGGGCTCTTCCTGCCACCCGGTTTCAGTATCGATTTCCTTTATCCAAAGATTGCCATAATCCGGTCCGGGAAGTTTAAATTGCAGTACATCATGAAAGGCATTGAAAATCAGGTAAAAATTGTCATCGATGACAGGTTCACCCCGGGGATTGGGATTGGGAATGGTGGCACCATTCAAAAAAACACCCAGGGATTTTGTGACTTCCACTCCCCAGTCCTGTTCAGCCATCTGTTCTCCTTCCATGGTGAACCATCTGATGTCGTCGACCTCGCTGCCATGAATCGAGCGGCCGTGAAACCATCCCCGGCGGCGGAAAACAGGGTGGTCTTTGCGGTACTGAATAAGTTTCCGGCAAAAATCATGGAGTGCTTCGTCCACATTTTCCCAGTTGTACCAGGAAATTTCATTGTCCTGGCAATAGGCGTTGTTGTTCCCCTGCTGGGTCCGCCCCAGTTCATCTCCGCCCAGAAGCATGGGCACCCCCTGGGAAAGGAGCAGGGTAGCCAGAAAATTTCGCTTTTGGCGGTGTCTCAGCCGGCGTATCTCCGGGTCGTTTGTTTCTCCCTCCTCACCGCAGTTCCAGGAACGGTTGTGATCCTCTCCATCACGATTTTCCTCGCCGTTGGCCATGTTATGCTTTTCATTATAGGAAACCAGATCATGCAGGGAGAACCCGTCATGGGCCGTGATGAAATTGATGCTGGCATAGGGCAGGCGGGAGGTATTTTCATACAGATCGGAACTGCCTGTAAAACGGGCGGCAAACTCGCCCATGGTCTGGTCCTCCCCCCGCCAGAAATCCCGGACGCAGTCCCGGTATTTTCCGTTCCATTCGGTCCAAACCGGCGGGAAATTGCCGACCTGGTAGCCGCCCTCACCCACATCCCAGGGTTCGGCAATCAGCTTGACCTGGCTGATGACCGGGTCCTGCTGGATGATGTCGAAAAAAGCGGACAGCCGGTCCACATCATGCAGTTCCCTGGCCAGGGTGGATGCCAGATCAAACCGGAATCCGTCCACGTGCATTTCCAGAATCCAGTACCGCAAAGAATCCATGACAAGCTGCAGAACATGGGGATTGCGCATATTCAATGTGTTGCCCGTGCCGGTATAATCCATATAGTATTGCGGATCTTCAGTAAGCCGGTAATAATAGGTGTTGTCGATTCCTTTGAAACTGAGCATGGGACCCAGGTGATTTCCCTCTGCCGTGTGGTTGTAGACCACATCCAGAATCACTTCCAGACCGGCCTGGTGAAGGATTTTCACCATCTGTTTGAATTCAGCCACAACACCGCCGGGACGGTTGTCTGCCGCATATTCGTTGTGGGGGGCAAAATACCCGATGGAGTTGTACCCCCAGTAATTTTTCAGACCCTGATCCACCAGGTGTTTGTCCTGGATGAAAAAATGCACCGGCATCAGTTCAACCGCTGTGACCCCAAGGTTTTTAAGGTATTCAACAACCGCAGGATGGGCAAGTCCTGCATAGGTGCCGGCCATTTCAGGGGGAACATCCGGATGGCGAACGGTGAACCCTTTTACATGGGTTTCATAAATCACGGTATCATGCCAGGGAATCTGCAGGCGGCGGTCTCCGCTCCAGTCGAAATGGGGCTGGTGCACCACACACTTGGGCATGAAAGGGGCACTGTCAGTATCGCTGCGGATGCCGGGACCCTCTCTAAAGGGATAGGGGAATACTGCCTCATCCCATTGCACTTTCCCATCCATGGCTTTGGCATAGGGATCCAGCAGCAGCTTGGCGGGATTGCAGCAAAAACCCCGGGAGGGATCCCACGGGCCGTGGATTCGAAATCCATACCGCTGGCCCGGCTCCACAAAGGGCAGATACCCATGCCAGCAATACCCTGTCACCTCAGTGAGATCGATACGTGTTTCATTGTCATTTTCGTCAAAGAGGCAGAGCTGTACACGCTCCGCAATCTCTGAAAACAAGGAAAAATTGGTGCCGGAACCATCGAATACAGCTCCCAGCGGATATGGTTGTCCTGGCCAAATCTTCATAACGGTTCTCTTTTCATTTCTATTAATCCATGCCTCCGCTTGTTTGATTGGATTTCAATTATCGTTTTTCCGGGTATGATCTTCAATGAGGAAAAACATGTATTTACACCGGCGGCTTCATGCAAATACATGTTTCAGCGTCAAATGGGGGAATACACCCATTTATTTTACCCATCCGTATCGATATGATTTGGTAAAAAACATCAGGAACAGGCCCTAAGGGAGTAAACACATGCATAAAGATTTGAAAAAATACGACCATGGCACACTGGTTGCGGCAATGACATCTGCTGACTTTTATCCCCACAAGCCCGCCGAGATTATACACAAGCAGACACATATCTCTGATGTCTTTCTTGCCGGTGATCGGGTCTATAAAGTCAAAAAACCCGTCAATCTGGGATTTCTTGATTTCAGCACCCTGGAAAAGCGCTATAGATTCTGCTGTGAAGAGGTGCGGTTGAATCAGCGGCTCACCTCAGACATCTATCTTGGGGTTGAAAAAATCACATGGGACAGAAACGGATATGGGTTGAACACAACCGGAGAAACCGTGGATTACGCCGTTAAAATGCGACGGTTGCCGGATGAACACACCCTGGAATACCTGCTTGTATCAAACCGGGTGACTGAATCATTCATCAACCGTCTGATCCATACCCTGGCTGATTTTTATAACGCATCTGCATTAAAAAAAAAGGAGAGGGATCAGTTTGGTTCGTTTGACGCCATCGGGCAAAAGTGCCGGGACAATTTCAACCGGCTGCCTGATTTTTCCGACACCGGGACCAACAAAAAAAAAATTGAGCTGATAAAGACCGCAACCCGGATGTTTCTGGACCGCCATAAAGAGTTATTTAACCGCCGAATTGAAAACAACCATATCTGCGATACCCATGGCGATTTAAAAACAGAACATATTTACAATGATCAGGGCGTTCAGATACTGGACTGTATTGAATTCAACCACACATTCCGTTACCAGGACACGGCATCGGATCTGGCTTTTCTGTCCATGGACATGGATTTTCTCGGATACCGGCCGGCCGCCCTTTTTCTGCTCAGCCGGTATGTAAAAATAACCAGTGACGCGGATTTGATGCAGGTGATTGATTTTTACAAATGCTTTCGGGCCATGGTGCAGGTAAAGGTGTATCATTTGCAGATTGAGGCCATGCCGTCACACGATGATGCCAAAAAGGCTGAACACGTTCATGAAATGGAACAATATCTGGATCTGGCCTACCAGTATGCCCTGAAAATGGCTTTTCCGGTCATCTGGGTGACCTGCGGCATGATTGCAGCAGGCAAAAGCACGGTGGCAGAAAAACTGGCGGCACTGTTTTCCATACCCTGGATCCGCAGTGATGAACTTCGCAAAACCCTGTTTGAGGAGTTGCCTGACAAATCCGGCAAAACAGGGTTTGAAAAGGGCATGTATTCCCCGGAGGCCACCTCGCTTGTGTATGGCAAAATGCTGGTCACGGCCCAGGCAGCGCTGGAAAAAGGCAGCTCTGTGATCCTGGATGCCACCTGCAGCAAGCAGAAAGAACGGCAGGATATACTGCAGCTGGCCCGGGACACATCTGCCAACATCATTTTTGTTGAATGCCGGTGCCCGGACCGGGAAATCAAGTCCCGGCTCAAAAACCGGGAACATCAATCCACGGTATCTGACGCACGGCTGGAACATTTTGCAGCCATAAGAAAGAGCATGGACCCTTTTGACCATTTGTCAGCGGATGTGCACATGCCGGTCCGGACCGATCAGCCCCTGGACAGCATCATTGAAACCATTCTGACAGGTGAGCATGAACTGCTTGCGCGGCAGACCGCCCAAAAAAGCGGTTGATGTCAAAAAGTCAGCTATTTCTTTTACTGGGCGGTGTAGCCCCCGTCAATGACCAGCTCGCTGCCGGTGACAAATGCGGATTCATCCGAAGCAAGGTACAGGGCGCCATATGCAATATCCTCAGGCTTTCCCACATGGCCGACGGGATGCTTGCTGTCCAGATTTTTTCGAAAGGCATCCACCCCTTCTTCCGAAGCTTTGCCCAGTTCTTCAACCAAAGGGGTCCAGATATAACCGGGATGAAGGGAATTCACGCGAATACCCTGTTTGGCATAAATCAAGGCATCTGTCTTGCTCATCAACCGGACCGCCCCTTTTGATGCATGATAGGCGGGCAGGTCCGGTGCACCGACAATCCCGTAAATGGAAGAAAGATTGATAATACTGCCGCCCTTGTTTTTCTGCATATGGGGAATGGCATATTTGGTACACAAAAATACCCCCCTGACATTCACGTTCATCAGGTTGTCCCATTCCTGTACGTCAATTTCATGGGTGGGTTTGTTGGGACCGGCAATGCCGGCGTTGTTCACCAGGATGGTAAGGCTGTCAGCCGGCGAGATCACATCGGCCACATTTTTTTCATCAGAAGTGTCCAGATGCTGATACTCTGCCCGGCCCTGGTTTTGGCGGATTTCTTCAACCAGCTGTTCGCCTTCATCATCAATAATGTCGGTGACGATCACATATGCCCCTTCCCTGGCAAACAGTTTACAGATTTCCCGGCCGATTCCCCGGGCACCGCCCGTAATCAATGCGGTTTTAGCGTTCAAGCGATCCATTGTGTTTTCCTCCTGTTTCTTGTTATATGCATGGGTGTTAATAAAAAACAGCCGCCACCGGCGAATCATCGGGCATCTCTT
Above is a window of Desulfotignum balticum DSM 7044 DNA encoding:
- a CDS encoding glycogen-binding domain-containing protein, encoding MAKKKKKRVIFRVFAPEAQKVMLSGTFNQWSQDLDPMKKDETGTWEKIKILPKGTYEYKFIVDGEWTCDPNCPDVVCDDQGAENNQIVV
- a CDS encoding AAA family ATPase; its protein translation is MHKDLKKYDHGTLVAAMTSADFYPHKPAEIIHKQTHISDVFLAGDRVYKVKKPVNLGFLDFSTLEKRYRFCCEEVRLNQRLTSDIYLGVEKITWDRNGYGLNTTGETVDYAVKMRRLPDEHTLEYLLVSNRVTESFINRLIHTLADFYNASALKKKERDQFGSFDAIGQKCRDNFNRLPDFSDTGTNKKKIELIKTATRMFLDRHKELFNRRIENNHICDTHGDLKTEHIYNDQGVQILDCIEFNHTFRYQDTASDLAFLSMDMDFLGYRPAALFLLSRYVKITSDADLMQVIDFYKCFRAMVQVKVYHLQIEAMPSHDDAKKAEHVHEMEQYLDLAYQYALKMAFPVIWVTCGMIAAGKSTVAEKLAALFSIPWIRSDELRKTLFEELPDKSGKTGFEKGMYSPEATSLVYGKMLVTAQAALEKGSSVILDATCSKQKERQDILQLARDTSANIIFVECRCPDREIKSRLKNREHQSTVSDARLEHFAAIRKSMDPFDHLSADVHMPVRTDQPLDSIIETILTGEHELLARQTAQKSG
- the glgX gene encoding glycogen debranching protein GlgX; this encodes MKIWPGQPYPLGAVFDGSGTNFSLFSEIAERVQLCLFDENDNETRIDLTEVTGYCWHGYLPFVEPGQRYGFRIHGPWDPSRGFCCNPAKLLLDPYAKAMDGKVQWDEAVFPYPFREGPGIRSDTDSAPFMPKCVVHQPHFDWSGDRRLQIPWHDTVIYETHVKGFTVRHPDVPPEMAGTYAGLAHPAVVEYLKNLGVTAVELMPVHFFIQDKHLVDQGLKNYWGYNSIGYFAPHNEYAADNRPGGVVAEFKQMVKILHQAGLEVILDVVYNHTAEGNHLGPMLSFKGIDNTYYYRLTEDPQYYMDYTGTGNTLNMRNPHVLQLVMDSLRYWILEMHVDGFRFDLASTLARELHDVDRLSAFFDIIQQDPVISQVKLIAEPWDVGEGGYQVGNFPPVWTEWNGKYRDCVRDFWRGEDQTMGEFAARFTGSSDLYENTSRLPYASINFITAHDGFSLHDLVSYNEKHNMANGEENRDGEDHNRSWNCGEEGETNDPEIRRLRHRQKRNFLATLLLSQGVPMLLGGDELGRTQQGNNNAYCQDNEISWYNWENVDEALHDFCRKLIQYRKDHPVFRRRGWFHGRSIHGSEVDDIRWFTMEGEQMAEQDWGVEVTKSLGVFLNGATIPNPNPRGEPVIDDNFYLIFNAFHDVLQFKLPGPDYGNLWIKEIDTETGWQEEPPTLKAGDAIMVAARSLVVLRHEI
- the treZ gene encoding malto-oligosyltrehalose trehalohydrolase is translated as MTDMRVWAPKAGKVTLHSNDQVLAMTQDAGGWWHVDAPFMHHGVDYAFAVDGNGPFPDPRSFWQPNGIHGFSRWVDHSVFEWTDAGWQQPPLGSAVIYELHLGTFTSEGTCEAAVGRLDHLVTLGITHVELMPVAQFSGDRGWGYDGVDLYAPHQAYGGPEGLKRLVDACHQRGLAVLLDVVYNHLGPAGNYLNQFGPYFTDRYATPWGDAVNFDERDSSEVRQFFIDNAVMWLKDYHFDGLRIDAVHAILDTSAIHFLEALANAVKNLETALGRHLVLIAESDLNDPRVIRSPAVGGYGIDAQWNEDFHHALHAVLTGENQGYYQDFGTLAQLAKVLTRGLAYDGCYSAYRRRCHGRPATGISGTRFVGCLQNHDQVGNRALGERTSRLLSPGLLKIGAALVMTSSFVPMLFQGEEWGASTPFLYFTDHREPELGEAVKRGRRKEFAAFGWESEEIPDPQDEETFAQSRLNWEERQEENSRHMLAWHQSLIALRRRLSCLTDGETEQVSVIFDETERWLTMTRGPVLLACNFADAPRIISCAAAKDKTMVLSSEDGFVVENTTLMFPAQSVAILVG
- the treY gene encoding malto-oligosyltrehalose synthase, producing the protein MKFEPVATYRLQMHPGFGFDQAAEIVPYLHDLGISHMYTSPYLQAAAGSTHGYDIVDPAHVNAELGGTQAHARLCETIRAAGLGHMIDVVPNHMAVAGRQNPWWWDLLENGPASRFAGFFDVDWHSGANRWPGKLLLPVLGNHYGRILEDGELQLSYEDGNFAIHYHEHLFPVAPSSAAEILSTAGEDDGSKESRIKTEVTRLNHDPDALDTVIEQQHYRLAFWRMADTDLGYRRFFNISDLAGIRVEDKTVFAAVHALPLAWVKKGWVQGLRIDHPDGLWDPAQYFHRLQKACPDAWIVVEKILEPKENLASDWPVAGTTGYDFMNLAGGLFVNPASEEVLTQLYADFTGIQQPFEALVHECKHLVLTTILQSEIRRLTSLFEEICERHRRHRDYSRQELRRALCQTAIHFPVYRSYVSASENRVSEEDEHHIDAAIEGAAMVRSDLDPELFLFLKDLLLLQTRGALETELAMRFQQLTGPAMAKGVEDTAFYRYHRLICLNEVGGDPGRFTVTLRQFHTACARAQKEHPLGLLASTTHDTKRSEDVRARLALLSEIPDPWADAVRRWASNNARHRSGGVPDANTEYLLYQTLVGAWPIDLERICAYMEKAVKEAKVHTSWTAPNNAYERGLADFIAAVLADRAFCTDLENFVADLIAPGRINSLAQTLIKLTAPGVPDIYQGTELWDLSLVDPDNRRPVDFALRRRQLGQLPQLDPEAIMAGMDKGLPKLWVIRQILHLRRAHPVLFGPRADYCPLYATGQKADHLVAFFRGQAVISLAPRLVMGLNNDWDDTIVALPSGKWHNVLTGDEADGGAVRLQELLRRFPVGLLMKRK
- a CDS encoding coiled coil domain-containing protein, with the protein product METTDLFQEITPLNYTIKGERAMSKKEAYEKKLEAQLKEWKTDIDKLKAKADKADAKAKLEYYKQIEELRTKQEAAQKKLTELKAAGGDAWEDLKAGIDLAWGSLGEAVKSARSRFK
- a CDS encoding SDR family NAD(P)-dependent oxidoreductase, whose product is MDRLNAKTALITGGARGIGREICKLFAREGAYVIVTDIIDDEGEQLVEEIRQNQGRAEYQHLDTSDEKNVADVISPADSLTILVNNAGIAGPNKPTHEIDVQEWDNLMNVNVRGVFLCTKYAIPHMQKNKGGSIINLSSIYGIVGAPDLPAYHASKGAVRLMSKTDALIYAKQGIRVNSLHPGYIWTPLVEELGKASEEGVDAFRKNLDSKHPVGHVGKPEDIAYGALYLASDESAFVTGSELVIDGGYTAQ